TCAACGGGACGCTGCCCAACGACCAGGCCAACCTGGTGCGCTGGATCCGCGATCCGCAGGGGGTCGATCCGCACACGACCATGCCGAACATGGGAGTGAGCGAGAAGGATGCGCTGGATATCAGTGCGTATCTGTTGAGCCGGTAGCTTTAAAGCACAGCGGTCCGCTGCTTCGACATAAGCAGCGGACCGCTGATTGACTGACTTCCGATGCCGAGCTTGGGTCCCCGCCTTTGCGCACTGCTATCCAAGATAATCGTTATCTCTGCTTCAACCCATAGCTCGTCGTCCCCGCGCAGGGTAAAGAATGCCACTGCATTCTTTACCCCATACTGAGTAATAGAATTCATTACCATTGAAGCAACTGGGATATTTTAGAAATACCAACTGTGGATGCTCAGCATGGGTCCCCGCCTTCGCGGGGACGACGCAGCTACTTTCTTACATGGCTGCCGAAACCGGCATCATTTTCTGCTTTGCACTACGGCTTACTTGCCGGCCGTGGTACCCGACTTGGCCATCGGCATTTGTTGTGCCGACTTCAGGTGCTGGGCGACCACCGGTTCGGTCTTGTCGACCAGGGCCTTCAGTTCCGGATCCTTGGCTTGCTTGGAGGCGGTCACCAGCTTGGCGTGGACGGTCTTGTGGTCCTGCACGCCGGCCTGGGTCATGTAGGCCTTGTCGAAGGCGGCGCCGTCCATTTTTTCCAGCTTGGCGGCCATCTGCTTGTGCTTGGCGTCCGGTTCGGTTGGCAGGGTCACGCCGCGCGCGTCGGCCAGGGCCTTGACTTCGGTCAGGTTGGCGCTGTGGTCGTCGATCATCTGCTGGCCGAAGGCTTTCACCTCGGCGCTCTGGCCTTTGCTCTGGGCCAGCTTGCCGCCCTCGACTTCGGCCATGTCGGCGATCGCCATGTCCTTCAGGATTTTCTGGTCGCCCGCGCTCAGCTTGGTGCCGCCCGAAGCGGTCTGGCCGGCCGCGCCGCTGGCGCCGCTCGAACGGCTGGCGCCGGTGCGGTTTTCCATGCCCTGGCTATTGGTGTTGCCGACGGCGCCGTCCTTGGTGGTCTTGCCCGACATGTTGGTCGAACCGGTGTCGTTCATCGACTGGCCCGAGGACATGCTGCCCGAGCCGCTCGATCCGCTCATGTTCGATGCGCGGTTCGGCACGTCGCGGTTTTCCATGCCGGTGCTGTTGGTGTTGTCGATGGCGCCGTTCGTCGTGACCTTGCCGGCCATGTTCTGCTTGCCCTGGCTGGTGGTGGTCGGCGACGTGGTCGAGGTCGCGGTTTGCGCCTGGACGCCGAATGCGCTGAACATGGCGGCCACGGCCGACACGGCCAGCAGTCCCTTCAAGGTTTTATTGTTTTGCATTTTGTTCTCCTGATCGAACTACGAATAATGAAATATGAATGTGGGCGCTTGACGGCCTGGCCATGCGCAAGCTCGTATTCAAATGACAACGGCCATGACGCAGTGTATCGCCGTGTTCGAGAAACCCGCGCGCGTTAGCCGATAGGAAACTTTTTATGCGAAATCAAACTATGCAAATAAAAAAAGCGACCTGTGCAGGTCGCTTGATGTGACGATGCGGCATGGCGCGCCGCTGTTTCGTTGCGCTGCCCCGGATCAGCGGAAACTGAGCGTTCCGGTCAGGTCGCCCGGCCCGCGTGCGCCGCGCTCGGCGAAGGCGGCGTTGCGCGCGGCCAGGCCTTCCAGCAGGGGCAGGTCGTGCAGGCGCGTGATGAAGCGCATGATCGAGGTCGTATCGTAGAAATTGTGGTCCACCGCGCCCTTCTTGGCGAACGGCGACACGACGATCGCCGGAATGCGCGTGCCCGGTCCCCAGCGGTCGCCCTTGGGCGGGGCCACGTGGTCCCACCAGCCGCCGTTCTCGTCGAAGGTGATGACGACCACCATGTCCTTCCACTGCGGCGATTTCTTCAGGTGCTCGATCACGTTGGCGACGTGGGCGTCGCCGCTCTCGATGTCCGAATAACCGGCGTGCAGGTTGAGGTTGCCTTGCGGCTTGTAGAAAGCGACCGGCGGCAGCTTGCCGGCGACCGCGTCGGCGATGAACTTGTTCGAGATCGGGCTGTCGCCCAGGCCGCCGTCGCGGATGTGTTCGGCGCGCGCGGCGGTGCCCGGCGCAAACTGCTTGAAGTAATTGAAGGGCTGGTGGTGGTGCTGGAAGTTCGGGCGCGCGCCCTCGCCGCGGCCGTCCAGCGCCGCCTGCCAGGCGCCGCCATACCAGGCCCAGCCGATGCCGCGCTCGCTCAGCAGGTCGCCGATCGTATGGTAGGTCTGCGGCGGCAGCACCGACGGATCCTGCGGATCGGCGGTGGCGGCGTCGTCGCCCGGCGCCGGGCGCACCCAGCTCGGCTGGTACGGCGGCGCCATGGTGTTCACCGCGTAGCCGTCCGGCGTGATGGCGCCGGCGTTGACGAACTTCGGCTTGCCCTCCAATGCCGATTTGGGAGAATCGGGGGCCAGCGCCAGGCGGTGGCCGGTGGGACCGTCTTCCAGCACCGCGATCTTCTTTTTCGCCGGGGTCGCGGCCGCGTCGAAGTATTCCGGCACCCGTCCGCTGATCAGGAATTGGTGGTTCAGGTAGGAACCGCCGAAGGCCGCCATGAAAAAATTGTCGCACAGCGTGAACTCGCGCGCGATCTGCCACAAGCCCAGGTTCTTCGACGTGTCGCCGTAGCGGCCCATGACCAGGCCGCCGCTGTCGGCCCAGGCGACGAAACCGTCGTTCTTGCCGCCGTTGATCTGCATCTGGTTGTGGTAGAACAGGTGGCACAGGTCGCGCGTGACGATGCCTTCCGGCAGCGGCTTGCCGTCGGTATCGGCCAGCTTGAACGGCGCATTCGGCAGGCCGTGGACCTGCTCTTCCTTGATCAGGTAATCCTTGCCGCCCAGGTTCTGGCGTGCCGGCACCATGCCGCCCCAGATCTTCGGCAGTTCGGACAAGGGCGTGCCGTCGCGGTCCTTTTGTACCGCGGCCGAGGCCGGCAGCGCCGCCAACGGCTGCGCCAGCCCCGGGAAATCGGCGAACAGGTTGTTGAAGCTGCGGTTTTCCAGGTAGATCACGACCACGTTCTTGACGTTGGCCTTGAGCTTGGCGTCCAGCGAACCGGGCGCCGGCTTGTGCGCCTTGGCGGCGCCCGGCTTGGCGGCGGCGGCGTCCGCCTGGCCGGCACCGGCGGACAGGCCGACCGCCGCCGCGGCCTGGAACATCCGGCGGCGCGACGGGCTGGCGGGTTCGCCGGCCTGTGCAGCCTGCTGGCTGCGCTCGTGATCTCGTTCGTGGTCTTGCACTGACATCTCCTGTCTGGCGGCAGCGTGCGGCCGCAAAGGAAGGATTATCGGTGCTTTTTGCCATGGGGAACAAGCGAAAGCGGCCCGCCGGCTGTCGGGTACAACACGTCCCTACGAACGTGATTGGCAATTTGTTACCGTCCATTTACCTACATTTACCGTCCCCTACCCCGCTTAACAGGCGTCCGCGCCAGAATGGCCGCAAGTACAAGGAGCCACGATGACAAGCACGACCAAACACCTCATGCAGCGCCGCCACGGATGGCAGCGCGCCGCCGCCGCCGCCCTGGCCGCCGGCGCCACCCTGCTCATCGCCGGCATGCCGGCGCAGGCCGAAGACACACCGCCCACGCGCGGCGCGGCTGAGCCACCCGCCGCTACTGTACAAACCCTGAGCGCGCCGCTGGCGCTGCCGCAGGCGGAAGTGGAAAAGCTGCTGTCGGCCTATGCGCTCATCAAGCGCAACTACGTCGGCCAGGCCGACGACAACAAGCTGTTCGACGGCGCCATCGCCGGCATGCTGGCCTCGCTGGACGCGCACTCGCAATACCTGAACAAGGACGACATGCGCGAGCTCGACCGCACCAACACCGGCCGCTACGTCGGCGTCGGCATCGAGGTCGAGGTCGACCGCGACCGCATGCGCGTGGTGTCGAGCGCCGAGGACAGCCCGGCCGAGCGCGCCGGCATCGCCGCCGGCGACATCCTGGTGGCGATCGACGGCAAGGCCATCGCCGGCTTGTCGAATACCGAGGTGGCGCGGCGCATGCACGGCGCGCCCGGCTCGGTGGTGGCGCTCGGGGTAGCGCGCGGCAACCGCCTGCGCACGCTGCGCCTGACGCGCGCGGCGCTGAACAACGCCACCGTGCGCGTGAGCATGGCGGCGCCCGGCCTGGCCTGGATCCGCGTGGCCGAATTCGGCGGCGCCACCGGCGCCGAGCTGGCGGCGGCGCTGAAAAAACTGGACGCCGCCAAGGAAGCGCCGCGCGGCCTGATCCTCGACCTGCGCAACGATCCGGGTGGCCTGGTGTCGGCCGGCGTGGCGGTGGCCGGCGCCTTCCTCGAACCCGGCACCGAACTGTTTTCGGCGCGCGGCCAGGTCGCCGGGGCCAACGCCACCGTCACCGTCGACCAGCGCTACTACCAGGAACCCGGCGAAGCCGACGTGCTGGCCGGCCTGCCCGCCTGGACCCGCAGCGTGCCGCTCACGGTGCTGGTCAACGGCGCCTCGGCCTCGGCCGCGGAACTGGTAGCCGGCGCGCTGCAGGACCAGCGCCGCGCCACCGTGGTCGGCACCCAGACCTTCGGCAAGGGCTCGATCCAATCGGTGATCCCGCTGGGGCCGGACAGCGGCATCAAGTTCACCGTAGCGCGCTACTTCACGCCGAAGGGCCGCGAGATCCAGGCGCAAGGCGTGACGCCCGACATCGTAGTCGCGCCCAAGGCAGGCGCGCAGGACGACCTGCTGCTGCGCGAATCGGACTTGGCCAACCACCTGCCGGCGTCCACCGGCGCAAGCGCGGCGCCCACCGCGGTC
The genomic region above belongs to Massilia forsythiae and contains:
- a CDS encoding S41 family peptidase; protein product: MTSTTKHLMQRRHGWQRAAAAALAAGATLLIAGMPAQAEDTPPTRGAAEPPAATVQTLSAPLALPQAEVEKLLSAYALIKRNYVGQADDNKLFDGAIAGMLASLDAHSQYLNKDDMRELDRTNTGRYVGVGIEVEVDRDRMRVVSSAEDSPAERAGIAAGDILVAIDGKAIAGLSNTEVARRMHGAPGSVVALGVARGNRLRTLRLTRAALNNATVRVSMAAPGLAWIRVAEFGGATGAELAAALKKLDAAKEAPRGLILDLRNDPGGLVSAGVAVAGAFLEPGTELFSARGQVAGANATVTVDQRYYQEPGEADVLAGLPAWTRSVPLTVLVNGASASAAELVAGALQDQRRATVVGTQTFGKGSIQSVIPLGPDSGIKFTVARYFTPKGREIQAQGVTPDIVVAPKAGAQDDLLLRESDLANHLPASTGASAAPTAVGHNPVESTRMFGTRDDKALQAAVALLAPQTRSTPTLAGLLRKWGEELKPGNAGGAP
- a CDS encoding DUF4142 domain-containing protein encodes the protein MQNNKTLKGLLAVSAVAAMFSAFGVQAQTATSTTSPTTTSQGKQNMAGKVTTNGAIDNTNSTGMENRDVPNRASNMSGSSGSGSMSSGQSMNDTGSTNMSGKTTKDGAVGNTNSQGMENRTGASRSSGASGAAGQTASGGTKLSAGDQKILKDMAIADMAEVEGGKLAQSKGQSAEVKAFGQQMIDDHSANLTEVKALADARGVTLPTEPDAKHKQMAAKLEKMDGAAFDKAYMTQAGVQDHKTVHAKLVTASKQAKDPELKALVDKTEPVVAQHLKSAQQMPMAKSGTTAGK
- a CDS encoding acid phosphatase; the encoded protein is MSVQDHERDHERSQQAAQAGEPASPSRRRMFQAAAAVGLSAGAGQADAAAAKPGAAKAHKPAPGSLDAKLKANVKNVVVIYLENRSFNNLFADFPGLAQPLAALPASAAVQKDRDGTPLSELPKIWGGMVPARQNLGGKDYLIKEEQVHGLPNAPFKLADTDGKPLPEGIVTRDLCHLFYHNQMQINGGKNDGFVAWADSGGLVMGRYGDTSKNLGLWQIAREFTLCDNFFMAAFGGSYLNHQFLISGRVPEYFDAAATPAKKKIAVLEDGPTGHRLALAPDSPKSALEGKPKFVNAGAITPDGYAVNTMAPPYQPSWVRPAPGDDAATADPQDPSVLPPQTYHTIGDLLSERGIGWAWYGGAWQAALDGRGEGARPNFQHHHQPFNYFKQFAPGTAARAEHIRDGGLGDSPISNKFIADAVAGKLPPVAFYKPQGNLNLHAGYSDIESGDAHVANVIEHLKKSPQWKDMVVVITFDENGGWWDHVAPPKGDRWGPGTRIPAIVVSPFAKKGAVDHNFYDTTSIMRFITRLHDLPLLEGLAARNAAFAERGARGPGDLTGTLSFR